CGACTTTTATCGGGACACCCCCCGTCTCCCGGCGCAAATGTCGGGCGCGGATGCGCTGCGGCATGTGCTCGTCGATCAGGATATGCGGATCTGGACGGCCAGTGTCGCCTACCGAAGACAGCTTCTGGAGGAGGAAGGGATTCTTTACACACCCGGCTGTGTGAACGGCGAGGACCAGGAATATACGTTTAAAGCTTTGGCGCGGGCGGCCGACGTTGTTTTTATCGACAGGGTGCTGTCTTTCTACCTCCACCGGACTACCTCCATCTCCGGCGTGTACAATGTCAAGAAATTTGACTTTGCCGATGCCTTCAAGCGGGCCGGCTCGTTTATGGACGGACGTCCGGAGCTTAAGGAGGTTCAGGATACGCTGCTGTACCGCCATATGATCGAGAACTATTTTTACAATTTAAAGACTTGCTTGGGAAGCTCCGATAAGGTTTCAATCCGGACGCTGATGCGGGATATCGACAGGCATTATCCCCGTTTAAATGAAGAAATGCGTGATTTAATCAAGCGCTGGACCAAAGAAAATGGCAATGCGAAAGCGCATGTGCGCGCTTTTCTGATCGCGCCGGAGCTGTACCGGATGCTGCTTGGATGCCAGCAGGCGGCCATCAAACTCAAGTCCCGCATCCGCTCCACACTCCGTCATGCGACGGCGTAACAGGAAACGGCGGGCAGCTGTCCAATAAGCGGGGTTAATCGAAGCAGCTTATCGAAGCAGTTAAACCATCAAATAAGGAGGAACGGTATGATTGCCAAACGCAGCTTTCTCAATGTCTCCATCGGGTTGCTCAGCCAACTGGTTACCATTGCGCTCAGCTTTTTTATTCCCAGGCTGATTATGCTGAATTACGGTTCGGAAGCCAATGGGCTAGTCGCCTCCATCACACAGATCATCGCCTATTTATCCCTGCTGGAAGCTGGCGTCGGCGCCGCGTCGATTCAGGCCCTCTATCGGCCGATCGGTCAAAATGACCGTTCCAAGATCAATGATATTTTGGCTGCAACCTCGATTTATTACAAAAAAACAGGGCTTTATTATTTTGCCGCTGTCGTATTGATAGCGGTTGTTTATCCATTTGTGATCGAATCCGGATTTGACGCGCTGACGGTCATGGCGGTTGTGGCGCTCAGCGGACTGGGCGGCGCGGTCAACTATTATTTTCAAGGGAAGTTCAGAGTGCTGCTGCTGGCCGAAGGGAAGAGTTACATCGAATCCTCGGTTGGCACAATTGCCAATATCGTAAACAGTCTGGTCCGTATTGTGCTGCTGCTTCAAGGCTTTAATATTATCGCTGTGCAAGCGGTTTATTTCATCGTCATCCTGCTGCAAATCGTGTTCTACCGTTTCTATATCCGTAAATATTACAGCTGGATTGATCTTAACCGGAAACCCGATTATGGGGCGATCAGCCAAAAGAATTCCGCGCTTATCCACGAACTGTCCTATCTGATATTCAGAAATACGGATATTTTGGTGCTGACCGTCTTTACCAATCTGAAAATCGTCAGTATCTACGTTCTGTACAATATGGTGTTCAACTTCGTAGACAATCTCGTGCATATGGTCACCGGCAGCTTCAAATTTGCGCTCGGCCAAAGCTATTTCGACAACCGGGAGAAGTTTATGAAAATGTACAATATGTACGAGACGTACTATACCGGTTTTATCTTTGCGGTGATCAGTGTGGTTACGATTATGATTCTGCCGTTCATGCATCTGTACACGGCCGGGATCAAAGACAACAACTACATCGATGTTCTGCTGCCTCTACTGTTCGCAACGGCCAAGCTGCTGATGAATGCCCGGGCTCCGGTGGACAATGTGATCGAAATTGCCGGCCATTTCCGCAGCACCCAGGGAAGATCGATTCTGGAATCCGTCATCAATCTCGTCTGTTCCATCGGATTTGTCCTGCTGTTCGGAATCTATGGGGTATTGCTGGGCACGATTGCGGCACTGCTCTACCGCTCGACGGATATGATTATTTATGCCAACCGCAGGCTTATGGAACGCAGTCCGTGGCTCACCTTTAAGAAGTGGGGGGCCAATATCGCGGTATTCGTCTTTATTTATCTGGTCGTGGAGAGCGTCAGTATCCCTATTCATTCCTACTTATCGTTCGTAATGTGGGGAATCATGCTGTCTGCGCTGATCTTTCCGATTTATTTTACAGTCAAT
This region of Paenibacillus sp. URB8-2 genomic DNA includes:
- a CDS encoding lipopolysaccharide biosynthesis protein; its protein translation is MIAKRSFLNVSIGLLSQLVTIALSFFIPRLIMLNYGSEANGLVASITQIIAYLSLLEAGVGAASIQALYRPIGQNDRSKINDILAATSIYYKKTGLYYFAAVVLIAVVYPFVIESGFDALTVMAVVALSGLGGAVNYYFQGKFRVLLLAEGKSYIESSVGTIANIVNSLVRIVLLLQGFNIIAVQAVYFIVILLQIVFYRFYIRKYYSWIDLNRKPDYGAISQKNSALIHELSYLIFRNTDILVLTVFTNLKIVSIYVLYNMVFNFVDNLVHMVTGSFKFALGQSYFDNREKFMKMYNMYETYYTGFIFAVISVVTIMILPFMHLYTAGIKDNNYIDVLLPLLFATAKLLMNARAPVDNVIEIAGHFRSTQGRSILESVINLVCSIGFVLLFGIYGVLLGTIAALLYRSTDMIIYANRRLMERSPWLTFKKWGANIAVFVFIYLVVESVSIPIHSYLSFVMWGIMLSALIFPIYFTVNSLFEKDGFALLPGLAKKITSRFGIGKKPAAQGGSQ
- a CDS encoding glycosyltransferase family 2 protein encodes the protein MKLSVIIPAYNVEAYIGYTLESLARQSSKDFETIVVDDGSTDGTGQAVRNFIASGRLANCRLITKENGGVSAARNRGTEEATGDYVLFLDGDDHVDAGLVEAFAKAADNGKPDIVCWKWTLVDEKGKQLYDFYRDTPRLPAQMSGADALRHVLVDQDMRIWTASVAYRRQLLEEEGILYTPGCVNGEDQEYTFKALARAADVVFIDRVLSFYLHRTTSISGVYNVKKFDFADAFKRAGSFMDGRPELKEVQDTLLYRHMIENYFYNLKTCLGSSDKVSIRTLMRDIDRHYPRLNEEMRDLIKRWTKENGNAKAHVRAFLIAPELYRMLLGCQQAAIKLKSRIRSTLRHATA